The genomic interval CCGAAGGAGCGATAGACCTTGGTGCCGGTGCGCGCCAGAAGGGAGGCCGCAATCGATTGCCAAGCAGCTGCCAGAAGTGGGTGATTCGGTGCTGCGGCATGGATCAGACCGGTGCAGACCTTGGGGTGTTCCTGATGGGGCTTGCGCAGCAGAAGCAACGGCGCCTGGAGGTCGATCCAGTCCTCGACAGGAGTGAGGCAGGTGGTGGCGGCGTCAATCCAGAGGCCTCCCTGGGCTAGCAGCAGGGCAATGCGGAGCACATCGGCCTGCATTGCTGGCAGACGGATGTCAAGAAAGGCCTGCGCGAGGGCTGGGCCGTGGTGTTCAGCGAGAAACGCGGCGGCGCTCTCGCGAGCGAAGCGCTGGTAGCGCCAAGACGGATGCTGCTGGCGCCAGCCCTGCATCCGCTCGGCGATGGCCTCAGGGGGATCCGGCTGATCCCAGTACTGAATAAGCGACCGTCCGGCGGCCGTCATCTCTGCGCAGCCTCGGGCGCAAGGGGGTAATTGAAGCGGCGGAAGTCGTCCTCATAAAACGCCTGAATCTGGGCCAAGGCCTCGGCACTCAGCCCAGCCCCCTGGGGTGCTGACGGCTGGACTGGGCCGCTGCTGTTTCTGCGCTGCAGGAGAGCCGGATCCAGGGGCACGCCGAGCTGCTCGAACAACAGCTGCAGATCAGCATCGAAGCGTTCCTGCCGTCCGGTGATCACCCGTTCCGCCAGCGGGTTGGGCAGGGCATCCAGCCAGTGCACCATCGGCTGGAAATGGGGCAACTCGGCCGCGATCTCCGGCAGCTTGAAGCAGCACTGCTCCAGGCTGGGGGCCAACTGCTGCAACAGCTGCTGGGCCGCCCGGTCGGCGGGGAACTGCTGCTCACCGGCCTGGGCGTTGAGGCCGCCGGCACTGAAATAGCGATAGCAACTGATCAACCGGTCCACTGGATGGCGCACCATTAAAAACGCGAGCGCATATGGAGCGAGCTCCTTTGGAGCAAAGCGGCGGCGCTCCACGCGCTGTCCGTCCTGAAAACGCAGAAGGGTGTGGTGGTGGATGCAAGCGAAGCTGTTGGCTGCGGAGGCCTTGAGGATGCGGCGCACGCTGGTGCCGCCGGTCTTGGCCAGATGCACAAACAGCAGCCCGTTCATGCCGCCAACATCCAGGCAAAACGGGTGGGGGCCAGCAGGACTTCAATCTCAGCCCAGTTGCTGATCAACTGCGCCAGCGGCTCGGGGTTGATGCGCTGGAGCCGCACCTGAACAGGCTCAGGCTCCAAACCAAGGGCAGCACAGACCTGGCCATAGCCCAGCTGCGGGGAGGGCTCGATCGCGTCTTCGTAGATCAGCTCTAGCGGTGGAGGTTGCTGCTGGTCCTGGCACCACTGCTGCAACTCATCACGCAGCTGCTGGTGGGTGTGGTCGTAGCGCTCCAACCAACCCAGCAGGGAGTGGGTCTCAACCCCCTCATGGATCGCATTAGGATCAATAGTGAGTCTTCGGTTGGCGAGCTCAAGGGGTTGGGCGTCCTGCTTCTGCACGTAGACCCCACTCCGCTGGGCCATCAGGTGCGACACGAGTCGGCGCAGGCCATTGCGCCGATGAATCAACAGATGCCGCTCAAAGCCATGGCCCGCCGTCGCTGTCAGCCAGTCCTGAAACGAAGCCTGCGGGTACAGGGCGAAGTTTTGGGCCGAAAGGCATTTGATCTCGATGTTAAGCACCGGCTTCTGGGCGTTCCGCACCGCGGAAGCCAGCACCTCCTGCATCGGCGGGACCGGCCTGTCGCCCCAGCGCCGGGGCATGTAGCGAGAAAAGATCTCGTTCTGCGCCTGGATCCGACTGTGCTGGGTGAGCAACGAGCCAAGGACGCTGCTCCCGCAGCGCCCTTGGTGCCAGGTGGCCAATCCGATCATGCCTGGGCTTTGGGCTGTGTCGGCTGGAACATGAACATCGAATAGATCACGTTGCGGCGCATGTTCGTCATCATCTCAAGGAACATGTCGTAGCCCTCGTTCTTGTATTCGATCAGCGGGTCCTTCTGACCGTACCCCCGTAGGCCGACTGATTCGCGCAGGGCGTCCATGGCCTGCAGATGCTCACGCCAGAGCGTATCGATCTGCTGAAGGATGAAGAAGCGTTCTGCCTCCCGCATCAGCCCCGGACGCTGTTGCTCGATCTGCCCCTCCTTGAGGTCGTAGGCATTGCGCAGCTGCTCCTGGAGAAATGCCTTGAGCTCCTCCGTGGCCAGACCTTTCACCTGATCAGGGGTGAGATCTTCCAGCAGGTAAATGAATTCCTTCACTTTGCCCACCAATTGGTCAAGATCCCATTCCTCCGGAGGTAAATCGGGATTGACATAAGCCTCCACGATTTCGTCCATGGTGCGCTCGCCATAGCCGATTACCTGCTTTTTGAGTGCTCGCCCGTCTAGTACCCGACGTCGCTCCGAATACACCGCCCGACGCTGGTTGTTCATCACTTCGTCGTACTCAAACACTTGCTTGCGAATGTCGTAGTAGTAAGTCTCCACTTTTTTCTGTGCTCCCTCCAGGGAACGGGTGAGCATGCCGGATTCGATTGGCATGTCTTCCTCCACGCGGAAGGCATTCATCAGTCCTGCGACACGATCGCCACCGAAGATGCGCAGCAGGTTGTCGCCGAGAGACAGGAAGAAGCGGGTGGAGCCCGGGTCTCCCTGGCGGCCGGCACGGCCCCGAAGCTGGTTGTCCACCCGACGGGATTCATGCCGTTCCGTGCCGATCACGTGCAAGCCTCCGGCTTCGCGCACGTGACTTTCCTCCTGTTTGACCACCCCGTCGTATTCCCCCTTCACCAGGGTTATTGAAGAGCGCAACGCCTGGATCTGGGGATCCTCGGTGGGAGCCTTTTCTGCTGCGGTAGCGATGCGTTCCTCAAGGTCGATAACGGTGAGGGTCCTGTCGCCCCATGCCTTCACCAGATCCCGGGCCAATTGGCCTAGTGCTTGATCCGCAGTGTCTGACAACGGGCAGGGATAGAGGCTGTCGCTGCTGCGGGCCGGGGCGCTGGCCTTGGCCTCCGCAAAACCTGCGGCGGCCGTATTGCGTTGCAGCGGAACCGGCGGCCTGTGCTCCTCCTCGGGCTTCACCAGCCGGGGCATTAATACTTCCCGCAACTTGAGGCGAGCCATGTAATCACTGTTACCGCCTAGAATGATGTCGGTGCCACGCCCAGCCATGTTGGTTGCGATCGTGACGGCACCCGCACGGCCGGCCTGGGCCACGATTTCAGATTCGCGCTCAACGTTCTCTGGCTTGGCGTTGAGCAGGTTGTGCGGGATGTTTTGTTCCGCCAGTAGGGAGCTGAGTAGTTCGCTTTTCTCAACGGACGTTGTTCCCACCAACACCGGCCGACCTTGTTTGTGTATTTCGGCAGTTTCATTGGCAACGGCCCGCCACTTAGCGACCTCGGTTTTGTATACCTGGTCCGCCCAGTCCTGACGAGCACGAACTCGGTTTGTAGGAACGATTGTTGTTTCGAGTTTGTAGGTTTTTTCGAATTCCACCTCTTCCGTCTTCGCTGTACCGGTCATACCCGCCAAGCGCGGATAGAGGAGAAAGAAGTTTTGGTAAGTGATCGAGGCTAGGGTCTGGGTCTCGGCCTGAATCTGAAGCGATTCCTTGGATTCGATCGCCTGGTGTTGTCCGTCACTCCAACGGCGCCCTGGCATTACGCGGCCAGTGAATTCATCCACGATCACTGCTTCGCCATCGCGCACGATGTAGTTGACGTCTTTGACGAACAGCTCTTTGGCCTTTAGAGCATTAGTAATGTAGTGAGCCCATGGGTCCTGGGGATCGAACAGGTCCTGCACCCCAAGCATCTGTTCCGCTTTGGCAAAGCCTTCATCAGTGAGGGTGCAGCTGCGCTGCTTTTCATCCACTTCATAGTCGCCATCTGGATCAATGCCGTCCTTGCCCAGTTCAGCAGCACGCTCCAAAGCTTCAGCCACTTGCCTTGCCTGCTGGTACTTCTCCTGAGGCCGCTCAACCTGCCCCGAGATGATCAGTGGTGTGCGGGCCTCGTCGATCAGTATCGAATCCACCTCGTCGATGACGCAGTACTGGAACTCGCGTTGAACGACTTCACTAATGTCAGCGGCCATGTTGTCCCGCAGGTAATCGAAGCCCAGCTCTGAATTGGTGGCGTAGGTGATGTCACAGCCATAGTTGCGCCGTCGTTCCTCAGGCCGCATGTCCTGCTGGATCAGACCTACCGACAGGCCGAGGAAACGGTGCACCTGGCCCATCCACTCCGCATCTCGTCGGGCGAGGTAATCGTTCACAGTGACCACGTGAACACCACGGCCGGTGAGAGCGTTGAGGTAACTGGGAAGGGTGGCTACCAAAGTCTTGCCTTCACCGGTCTTCATCTCGGCAATCTGGCCCTCATGTAGCACCATGCCGCCGATAAGCTGGACATCGAAGTGGCGCATGCCCAGAACTCGCTTGCTGGCTTCGCGCACCACTGCAAAGGCCTCTGGGAGTATTTCATTAAGGATGGGTTGCTGGTTCTTAAGCTCGCCGGCGTTACTCAATCGTTCTTTGAATGCAGCAGTGCGACAACGTAGGGATTCGTCGCTGAGATGACCAATATCTTGTTCTAGCAAATTGATATCGGATAAAATAGGCTGATACCGCTTTAGCTTGCGGGCATTGGGGTCACCCAGCAGGAGCTTGAGCATGGTTGCGACGGCTATCCGAGTTGCGCATATATCCTACTTAACCAATGGAGCCAATCATGGAATCAATTCATCAGAAAATGCTTTTACCAACATTCCTTTGTGTTGGAGCTCAGAAAGCTGGTACCACAACGTTGCACCAGCTTTTGTCGAGACATCCACAAATATTTCTTCCTGACAAAAAAGAACTGCACTACTTTAGTTTAAATTTCGATAAAAATCTGAAGTGGTATGAAAAGTGGTTCTATGGATCGGAGCAGTGTATTCAGGTTGGAGAAATAACGCCTTACTATATTTTTCATCCATATGCGGCGAAAAGAATAATAGAATCTTTGGGTAGAATCAAAATAATAATATTGCTCAGAGATCCAATTAAAAGATCCATCTCACACTATTTGCATTCGTTTAAATTGGGCCATGAGACATTATCGATAGAGGGCGCTTTTGCTGCTGAGAAAGAGAGACTTGCAGAAGCTGAAATCGAGCTGAAGTCCATTTGTGGGCGTCATGTCTTCCACCAAGAATGCAGTTATATTAGTAGAAGTTTGTATAAATCTCAGGTAGAGAGATATTTGGATTTCTTTGGCGCAAGCAATGTTTTAATTATTCCAAGTGAATTCTTTTTTTCACAACCTGAAATTTATCTGGCTAAGATATTAAGCTTTCTGGGTGTTGAGCAAATTCCTATTTTAGAAAAGAGTTTATTGCATGTACATGCTAATGCCGCAAAAATTGATTTAAATGGCGAGCTGAGTAGCAAGTTTATGCGCAAGATGCGTCAGGCATTAGACGAAAGCTATTCATATGCTCAAAATAGCCTCAATTTCAAAAATGAATTGAACTGGAATTGGTGACTTAAATGCTAAAGTATTAAACATCTATTGCTTCTAAGGCTTTTTCTGCCAATTAATCGGAGAAATAAAAGACTTTCATTAACTAAAGCTTGAATTTCTTGGAATGATTTAGCTAATTGCGTAATTGGCATTCAAGATTGTTTATTTGTATTTAATCTTATGCATTGATAAGTCTAGAGAATCCGAAAATATTTGCGGCTTAAATTAATTTTCAACTCTTTCAATAGTTTAACCAGTGCTATTGGCCTAGGACCCACAAGATGTTATATTAAGCTTAATTGGCTTTAATTCATGCGAAGGCAACTTGCCGACGTTACATCCGAGTTTGTTGGCAAAAGGCACTCTCTTACATTACGCCAAACTCCTAAGTGGGCTCAGAGTCTCGTTTTGATTCTTTTGGCTTTTGGTGGATCTGCTTTAGTTGCCAGCTTTATCATCAAGATCGATGAGGTGATAACTGTTGCTGGCTCATTACGCCCGTTGGAAGGGACTACAGATGTTTTAGCACCTGTTACTGCTACTGTCGAGGAGTTAAAAGTCAAGGAAGGAGATTCTGTTGAAAAGGGTGATATAATACTTTTGTATGATGTTGAAGATGCAAAAATTAAAAAACGTGATTTAATTGAAAATATTACATCTACTCAAATGTATCTACAGAAAAACTTAGAATTAAGAAAGATCAAGCTGGATGCGTTAAAGCGAAGTTATTTGTTTTCGAGTGAAATTGCTCAACGTTACGAATATCTTTCTGAGCAGGGGGCTGCCTCAGAACTCTCTCAATTATCCCAAGAACAAAAATTAGAGGATATTAAATCTCAGATATTGCAAATTGAACAAG from Synechococcus sp. UW69 carries:
- the secA gene encoding preprotein translocase subunit SecA yields the protein MLKLLLGDPNARKLKRYQPILSDINLLEQDIGHLSDESLRCRTAAFKERLSNAGELKNQQPILNEILPEAFAVVREASKRVLGMRHFDVQLIGGMVLHEGQIAEMKTGEGKTLVATLPSYLNALTGRGVHVVTVNDYLARRDAEWMGQVHRFLGLSVGLIQQDMRPEERRRNYGCDITYATNSELGFDYLRDNMAADISEVVQREFQYCVIDEVDSILIDEARTPLIISGQVERPQEKYQQARQVAEALERAAELGKDGIDPDGDYEVDEKQRSCTLTDEGFAKAEQMLGVQDLFDPQDPWAHYITNALKAKELFVKDVNYIVRDGEAVIVDEFTGRVMPGRRWSDGQHQAIESKESLQIQAETQTLASITYQNFFLLYPRLAGMTGTAKTEEVEFEKTYKLETTIVPTNRVRARQDWADQVYKTEVAKWRAVANETAEIHKQGRPVLVGTTSVEKSELLSSLLAEQNIPHNLLNAKPENVERESEIVAQAGRAGAVTIATNMAGRGTDIILGGNSDYMARLKLREVLMPRLVKPEEEHRPPVPLQRNTAAAGFAEAKASAPARSSDSLYPCPLSDTADQALGQLARDLVKAWGDRTLTVIDLEERIATAAEKAPTEDPQIQALRSSITLVKGEYDGVVKQEESHVREAGGLHVIGTERHESRRVDNQLRGRAGRQGDPGSTRFFLSLGDNLLRIFGGDRVAGLMNAFRVEEDMPIESGMLTRSLEGAQKKVETYYYDIRKQVFEYDEVMNNQRRAVYSERRRVLDGRALKKQVIGYGERTMDEIVEAYVNPDLPPEEWDLDQLVGKVKEFIYLLEDLTPDQVKGLATEELKAFLQEQLRNAYDLKEGQIEQQRPGLMREAERFFILQQIDTLWREHLQAMDALRESVGLRGYGQKDPLIEYKNEGYDMFLEMMTNMRRNVIYSMFMFQPTQPKAQA
- a CDS encoding glycosyltransferase family 32 protein; the encoded protein is MTAAGRSLIQYWDQPDPPEAIAERMQGWRQQHPSWRYQRFARESAAAFLAEHHGPALAQAFLDIRLPAMQADVLRIALLLAQGGLWIDAATTCLTPVEDWIDLQAPLLLLRKPHQEHPKVCTGLIHAAAPNHPLLAAAWQSIAASLLARTGTKVYRSFGPGLLRDLLASGAWDLTLTVRPVTELSDHLCFGSSSKVLPAEQHWSQRQQCESLYFSGE
- a CDS encoding Stf0 family sulfotransferase, encoding MATWHQGRCGSSVLGSLLTQHSRIQAQNEIFSRYMPRRWGDRPVPPMQEVLASAVRNAQKPVLNIEIKCLSAQNFALYPQASFQDWLTATAGHGFERHLLIHRRNGLRRLVSHLMAQRSGVYVQKQDAQPLELANRRLTIDPNAIHEGVETHSLLGWLERYDHTHQQLRDELQQWCQDQQQPPPLELIYEDAIEPSPQLGYGQVCAALGLEPEPVQVRLQRINPEPLAQLISNWAEIEVLLAPTRFAWMLAA
- a CDS encoding sulfotransferase family 2 domain-containing protein, whose product is MNGLLFVHLAKTGGTSVRRILKASAANSFACIHHHTLLRFQDGQRVERRRFAPKELAPYALAFLMVRHPVDRLISCYRYFSAGGLNAQAGEQQFPADRAAQQLLQQLAPSLEQCCFKLPEIAAELPHFQPMVHWLDALPNPLAERVITGRQERFDADLQLLFEQLGVPLDPALLQRRNSSGPVQPSAPQGAGLSAEALAQIQAFYEDDFRRFNYPLAPEAAQR
- a CDS encoding sulfotransferase — protein: MESIHQKMLLPTFLCVGAQKAGTTTLHQLLSRHPQIFLPDKKELHYFSLNFDKNLKWYEKWFYGSEQCIQVGEITPYYIFHPYAAKRIIESLGRIKIIILLRDPIKRSISHYLHSFKLGHETLSIEGAFAAEKERLAEAEIELKSICGRHVFHQECSYISRSLYKSQVERYLDFFGASNVLIIPSEFFFSQPEIYLAKILSFLGVEQIPILEKSLLHVHANAAKIDLNGELSSKFMRKMRQALDESYSYAQNSLNFKNELNWNW